A stretch of Pseudolysobacter antarcticus DNA encodes these proteins:
- a CDS encoding FAD-dependent oxidoreductase: MEPTDIRAPEYFHKVVDCQWACPAHTPVPEYIRLIAAGRHDDAYMINWTSNVFPGILGRTCDRPCEPACRRGRVEENNGEKPEPVAICRLKRVAADNKDAANIQARLPTPAPGNGKRIACIGAGPASLTVARDLAPLGYHVTVFEGEAKAGGFMRTQVPRFRLPESVIDEEVGYILGLGIEFRSNERVDSLRDLLTQNYDAVFVGCGAPRGRDLDLPGRAEAAKNIHIGIDWLSSVSFGHIEKIGRRVIVLGGGNTAMDCCRSSRRLGGEEVKVIVRSGFDEMKASPWEKEDAIHEGIPILNFMVPKKFEHSDGKLSGMWFERVHAQIDTKGQRKLVPTGEPDVLVECDDVLIAVGQENSYPWIERDIGIEFDRWGLPVVDAVTYASTLPQVFFGGDAAFGPKNIIWAVAHGHEAAVSIDLQLSGADIHTRPSPLTNLMSQKMGIHEWSYDSAISPDERYKVPSAALEKTLKSIKMEVELGFDMATAFKEAERCLNCDVQTVFVKDACIECDACVDICPMDCITFTGNDAEAELREHLTAPALNLTQDLYVSAALKTGRVMVKDEDVCLHCGLCAERCPTGAWDMQKFLLEMAHAGSSTDTGCGKTQRSAV, encoded by the coding sequence TTGGAACCTACCGATATACGTGCGCCCGAATATTTCCATAAAGTCGTCGATTGCCAGTGGGCCTGCCCCGCCCACACCCCGGTTCCCGAATACATCCGCTTGATTGCCGCGGGCCGTCACGACGATGCCTACATGATCAACTGGACGTCGAATGTCTTCCCCGGCATTCTCGGTCGAACCTGCGACCGACCGTGCGAACCTGCGTGCCGCCGCGGGCGCGTCGAAGAAAACAACGGCGAAAAACCCGAGCCCGTCGCGATCTGCCGACTCAAGCGCGTCGCCGCCGATAACAAGGATGCCGCCAATATTCAGGCACGCTTGCCGACGCCCGCGCCCGGCAATGGCAAACGTATCGCCTGCATCGGCGCGGGGCCGGCATCACTCACCGTCGCGCGCGATCTCGCGCCACTCGGTTATCACGTCACCGTATTCGAAGGCGAAGCGAAAGCAGGCGGATTCATGCGCACGCAGGTGCCGCGGTTTCGCCTTCCGGAATCGGTGATTGATGAAGAAGTCGGTTACATCCTCGGCCTCGGCATCGAGTTTCGCAGCAACGAGCGCGTCGATTCGCTGCGTGATTTATTGACGCAGAATTATGATGCCGTGTTTGTTGGCTGCGGCGCGCCACGCGGACGCGATCTCGATCTGCCGGGCCGGGCGGAGGCTGCAAAAAATATCCATATCGGCATTGATTGGCTATCGTCGGTTTCGTTCGGGCATATCGAAAAAATCGGCCGGCGTGTGATCGTGCTCGGCGGCGGCAATACCGCGATGGATTGTTGTCGTTCATCGCGTCGGCTGGGCGGCGAAGAAGTCAAAGTGATCGTGCGTTCCGGCTTCGACGAAATGAAAGCCTCGCCCTGGGAAAAAGAAGACGCGATCCACGAAGGCATTCCTATTCTGAATTTCATGGTGCCGAAAAAATTCGAGCACAGCGATGGCAAGCTCAGCGGCATGTGGTTCGAGCGCGTGCATGCGCAAATCGATACCAAAGGTCAGCGCAAACTCGTGCCGACCGGCGAGCCGGATGTGCTCGTCGAATGCGATGATGTCTTGATTGCGGTCGGCCAGGAAAATTCCTATCCGTGGATCGAGCGTGACATCGGCATCGAGTTCGATCGCTGGGGTTTGCCGGTGGTAGATGCGGTCACGTATGCATCGACTCTGCCGCAGGTTTTTTTCGGCGGCGATGCGGCGTTCGGGCCGAAGAACATCATCTGGGCGGTCGCGCACGGCCACGAAGCCGCGGTGTCGATCGACCTGCAACTGAGCGGCGCTGATATCCACACGCGGCCTTCGCCGCTGACCAATCTGATGTCGCAGAAAATGGGCATCCACGAATGGAGTTATGACAGCGCGATCTCGCCCGACGAGCGCTACAAGGTGCCTTCGGCGGCGCTTGAGAAAACGCTGAAAAGTATAAAAATGGAAGTCGAACTCGGTTTCGATATGGCCACCGCATTCAAGGAGGCCGAGCGCTGTTTGAACTGCGATGTGCAGACCGTATTCGTCAAGGATGCGTGCATCGAATGCGATGCGTGCGTCGACATCTGCCCGATGGATTGCATCACGTTTACCGGCAACGATGCGGAAGCGGAATTGCGCGAGCACCTGACCGCGCCCGCGCTGAATCTCACGCAGGATCTGTACGTTTCCGCGGCGCTGAAAACCGGTCGTGTGATGGTCAAGGACGAAGACGTTTGCCTGCACTGCGGCCTGTGCGCTGAACGTTGCCCGACCGGCGCGTGGGACATGCAGAAATTTCTGCTGGAGATGGCGCATGCCGGATCGAGCACGGACACCGGCTGCGGCAAGACGCAGAGGAGCGCCGTATGA